Within Flavobacterium pisciphilum, the genomic segment GCAAGCATTACTTTTAAAGAAACCAATCCTGATGGAACTACAATTTCTTTTTCAAAAGATGCCCCATTTATAACAGTTCCCGTATAAAACATTTTTTTATCCAACGCTTTAATTGCTCTAAGACCGTTTAAATTTCCAAAACCATATTTATAATCTGGACCTGGATTCCCCTCATCTTTTGCAGTATTTGCGACTAAAGCCTTCATCAATGAAGCTAGTGGTTTCTCTCCATAAATATTTTTATATCTTTCATATAACAAAGCTACTGTACCAGTAGTACCAGGTGTAGCCATGGAGGTTCCGCTCATTATTTGGTATGAATTGCTGTAATCAAGAGAATATACATTTGTACCTACAGCAGTAATTTGAGGCACCAAACGCCCATCAATTGTTGGTCCAAAACTACTATAACTACTAATTAAATCATTTGGATTGTTAGCCGCAACATGCAATGAATTTTTCGAATTCTTTGTCGATGTATTAAATCCTCCTCCAGCTGGATTTGCTGTTTGTGCATTTCCATTAGAATATATATTTAAAAGATAAGTATTCGTTGCTGTAACATAATCATCGCCATAATCTGATGCACTATATTTAAATGTATTAAAACCTGAAGCAAGATTTATTCCATAAGAATTTGATGTGATTTCGATTCCATCTTCTGCAATTGATTTTAATCGTTCACTTGCAACCGACAAACCGTTCGATTGTGTATTAAAATTCCATCCATACATCTGCACTTCTGGAGCCATCCCTTTTGCTATTGGATCTAACAAACCAGCCCCTCCAATAGTTCCTGACACGTGTTCTCCATGCGAAGAGTTAGATTCATATTCTTTTGCTGTAACTCTACCTGTGTGATCTTTGTGTTTTTCAAGATTTCCATCCCAAACACCTACTTTAACCCCTTTTCCTGTTAATCCATATCCTAATCCAGAAATAGTAGAGCCTAAAATATTTGCTTTATGCGAAGTCACTCCTGGTCTATTATCACTTTCTACAGGAGCTGGAATTAAATCTATATTTTGCACCCAATTAATTTTTGCAATTTCTTCTAATTTTTCTTTAGAAACCTGCAGATAAATTTGATTAAATGGCTCTTCAATTCTTATGCTTTTCACAAATAAACTTGACAAATCATGTGAAATTACTTTTGAGTCAACTCCCTTGAAATAACTTACTACTACTTTTATACTATTCCCTTCTAAAGCATAATCTGGAATACTATTATTGGCTAGCATTTTATCCAATTTATATTGTGGATCGACTATAATTGAAGTTCTTATATTATCAGAAATAGCCCCTTTACTATAAAATCCAGGATCTATAGCAGCATAATAAGCATTGTTTGATACATAAGTGAGTAAAGTCACTCCTTGCCTTTTTAATTTTTGTTGTTCTTCTAACGAAGGTATTTTGGTAAATTGTAACAAAGTATATTCCGTTTGTGGACTTTGTTTTTTACTTGTACTCTTCTTAAGTTCTCTAAACTGCTGTTTAAAATTTGCAGTAGTTGAAATTTTATTTCCATTTATAGAAATAGAAAAATCATTTTCAAGTCTATTTTGCGACCATATAGAAATCGCAAAAAGCATCATAATAAAGCTTAGTAATTTTTTATTCATATCTTAAAATATTTGGTTAAAAACGGTAGTTAAAGAGTAAACCTACAAAATAAATCATAAAGAACAAACTATAACCACACCTATATAACTAAATAATAGACACATAACCAACACAAAGCCCATTTATATAGCTAAATCTTGGTATTAACACATAAATAATTAAAACAATTATTTTTAAATCTACACAAACAAAAAGTAAGTAAATACTTACATTAAAATACAACCTTATTTTCTAAAAACTTTTTAGAGTTTAACCATAAAAAAAGACCTATCAAATGTTCTTGATAAGTCTTTCTAATATTGTAATTAAGTAGAGTATCTACTTTGTAGTCTTCTGCTCTTTAACTTTTTCCTGCCAATAATTACTAAGATCATCGTAATTAACTGGATGTGCTGGCGCTTGATATTGTAATCTACCAGACTCAAAAGCACGAATTAGGATTGTTTCTATTAAATAATCTTCATTCACTTCATAAGGAGCATATTCTTTTTTTAAACTTATATCAAAAACATTAGCTGTTGTATTTGCCCAAAATGCTTTCCATCCACTTTTTAAAGTTTTTACTAACTCAAATGTCGTAGTACCAGTTTGGCGATGAATAAGCTTTACTAATATTTGTCCTTGTTTACGAGATAACTTCTTTAGTTTTCCTTCAAATTCATTATTAAGGTAGTCCTCAACAATTTTAAAATATTTCTTTTTCTCTCTGTTTGAAGATAAACGCGCCATTCCTTTATTAAGGGCTACTAACCTATCTGAAGCCAATCTAGCAAATGGAAATGTTTTATAAACTCTATTTTGAAGAATTAAAAATTGCTTTTGAGCTTCGGGATCTAGCTTTTCTTTTGAAATAATAATCTCAGGCAACTGGATCGTATCATTTAATATAGAATCCTTTTCGGTCAAAACATATCCCATTTGTTGGGGATTATTTTTATCGATTTGGGCTTGACCAACAAAAGACGCTAAGAGAAAGCAAAATAAATAGGTTATAAACTTCATTGAGTTATTAATTTGAATGTAAAATTATACATTATATATACAATTGTAATACCAAATTTATAAATTAGGAGTAATAAATTGTATTTAATTATCAATTAAGATGTTAAATACTTTTAAAAGCAGTACTCTTTATTTTGATACTTACTGTTATAAATCTAATAGTATTCGTGGCAACTAAATAAAAAAATCAAAAGAAAAGTTAGCTTGTGGAGTGGTATTAACTGATTTTCTATCAATTTCAAAATTAACTAACTCTTTCTTTTTAACTACAATTTTGATGTTAAGAATCCATTCAATTATCAACAACAAATAATGTCTTTAAAAAGATATTTTACCGTCAGCAATAATATCATTCGTAATTATTCTCAACCCAATATTTTTTCTACCAAAAGTTTTAGAATTGGCTTTGCTTGATTAACATTCGTTTTACATAAATCCTCTAGTTAAAACTATACAATAGAAACTGCAAAAGCTTTTTAACAAGAAATAAATCTGAAGCTGCCAATTATTTGCATTTTTTGATAAATTAAACTTGGTTTAAAGATATTAATATTTACATTTGCTTTATTCTTATTTATTCTAAATAGATTGGTTATTTCCATCTAATAAAAAACAAATCTTGTCAAAAATCAATAAACAATAAATACCTAAATATGAAGAAGAATATTTTTATTTCTTTAGCATTAGCTGCTACTTTATTTGTTAGTGCTCAACAAAAAAACACGTTACTAGAACAATCTTTTTGGAAGACTTCACCAGATGTAACTGCTGTTAAAGCCGAAATAGAAAAAGGAAGCAACCCTTCTCAGCCTAATCAAAGTGCTTTTGACCCAGTTGTTATAGCTATTAATAATGATGCTCCAAATGCAACTATAAAATTCCTTTTAGAACAGCCAGGAAATCCAGTAAATAAAATGACGCATGATAACCGTATTTATTTACACTGGGCAGCTTACAGAGGAAATGTTGAACTTGTAGAATATCTTATTGCTAAAGGTTCTGATATTAATCTTGAAGATAGTAAAGGTACAACCCCAATTGCTTTCGCAGCTAGTAATGGACAACCTAATCAAGCTTTATACGAGACTTTTTTTAAAGCAGGAATTGACCCAAAGAAAAAATATAGAGACGGAGCTAACTTATTATTAATGGCAGTTTCTAATGATAAAGATTTAAGCCTTTCAGCTTATTTTGCAACTAAAGGAATGTCTTTAAAAGATACTGATAACGAAGGAAACACAGCGTTTAATTATGCTGCTAGATCTGGAAATATTACCATTTTAAAGAAGCTTTTAGAAAAAGGAGTTAAGTTTAATGATAATGCACTTCTTATAGCAGCGCAGGGAGCTCGTAGAGAGACAACTCCTTTTGAAACTTATAAATATTTAGTTGAAGAAATTAAAATAAAACCAACTGCAGTAAGTAAATCTGGGGAAAATGTTTTTCATTATTTAGCAGGTAAACCTAATCAAACTGAAATCGTAAAATATTTCCTAGCTAAAGGTGTAGATGCAAACAAAGCAGATAAAGATGGAAATACACCATTAATGATTGCTGCTTCGGCTAAGGATACTGCTGTTTTAGAACAATTCCTTCCAGTAGTAAAAAATATAAATACTCAAAACCTTAAAGGTGAATCTGCTTTAACATTTGCAGTGAAATCTGGAACTCCTGAAACTGTTGAAATTCTTTTAACTAAAGGAGCTGACGTTACGGTTAAAGATAAAGATGGAAATAATTTAGGGGTTTATTTGGTACAATCTTATCGTCCACAAAATGGTCGTGAAGCAGGTCCAGCAAAAGATCCTTTTGAAGCTAAAATAAAGTTACTTCAGGACAAAGGATTAAACTTATCTGAACCTCAAAAAGATGGAAGTACTTTATATCACGTTGCAATTACTAAAAATGATTTAACATTGCTAAAAAAATTAGCTTCTTTAAAGATTGATGTAAATGCAAAAAACAAAGATGGCTTAACTGCGCTACATAAAGCTGCAATGGTTTCTAAAGATGATTCTATCTTAAAATATCTAATGTCTATTGGTGCAAAAAAAGATATTCAAACTGAATTTGACGAAAGTGCCTACGCACTAGCAAAGGAAAATGAAACATTGACAAAAAATAACGTCTCTCTTGAATTTTTAAAATAACATGATACTGTTTGTGATTCTTCTAAATAACAATACGTAATCGCAATACTAAATCCAATAAACAAAGGTAATTACACTATGAAATCAATATTTAAAATAGCTCTTACTGGAGCACTTATCTGCCTACTATCTGTACAAGCTTCTGCACAGGCTTCAAAATACAAATGCATGCTTCAAATGTCTAACTATATGGGAGAAGGTGCCTATATAGTTGTTTCTCTTATCAATGCTAAAGGAGAGTATGAGAAAACACTTTATGTAATGGGAGACGATAAAAAATGGTACAACACTCTAAAAGAATGGAATAAATTTCATTCTAAAAAACCATCTGATAATATTAGTGCTAAAACTGGTGCCTCTGTAACTGGTGGTGACAGAAGCATTACTACAATAGAAATTGAAGATTCTAAAATCAATTCAGGATACAAATTAAGATTTGAAAGTGCTGTTGAAGATCAAAAATATTATGTAAATGATTTAGAAATTCCTCTTACAACTGAAGGGTTAGCTGCTAAAACTGAAGGTAAAGGATATATTCGTTACGTAAGATTAAATAAAATATAATAGCATAGCATATAATGATTCTTTCTTTTTGGCGTTACTCTCACTTGGCTTTGGCTTTGTTTTCTTCTTTGTTTCTACTAGTTGCATCTGTTACAGGTATAATTTTGGCAGTTGATGCTGTACAAGAAAAAACACTTCCTTACCGAGCAACAAATTTTGATACAATAACTCTAGAACAGACATTGCCTGTTTTAAAAAAGCTATATCCTGAAATTACAGAATTAAGTGTAGATCACAATCAATTTGTAACACTTCAGGCTATAGATCAAGACGGTAATGATGTCAATGCTTATATTGATCCATTAACCGCCAAGGAGATTGGTACGCCTTTAAAAAAGACAGAATTTATTCAATGGGTAACCGCTTTTCATCGTTCTTTATTTTTAAAAGAAACAGGACGTTTTTTTGTTGGGTTTATCTCATTTTTACTTTTTTTAATTTCGATTTCAGGTTTTGTACTTGTTGTTAAAAGACAACTAGGAGTCCGTAAATTCTTTTCGAAAGTAACCAAAGATTATTTTTCTCAATACTATCACATTGTCTTGGGAAGATTGAGTTTAATACCAATTTTGATTATTGCGCTCACTGGAACTTATCTAACATTGGAAAGGTTTAACTTTTTCATGGATAAAGAAAAAAAGCAGCAGGAAAAATCAATTACGGTTGCGGAACAAAAAGATGACAAAACATCTATATTCAAACACACTCTTTTATCAGATGTTAAGAAGATAGAATTTCCTTTCTCTGATGATCCTGAAGAATATTATATTATTCAATTGAGTGACCGTGAAATTGAAGTTAATCAGGTAACTGGGGCTCTAGTAACAGAGAAACTTTCTCCAACGAGAACACAATTAGCTCTTTTAAGCCTTAATCTTCATACCGGAAAAACCAATGCTATTTGGGCAATAATTCTTGGAATTACGTGTCTAAACATTCTGTTCTTTATTTATTCTGGTTTTGCAATGACTTTAAAAAGAAGAGCAAGCCGAATCAAAAATAAATGCAAAGCTGATGAAAGTAAATTTATCTTATTAGCTGGTTCTGAAAACGGAAGTTCTTTGCGATTTGCCAATGCAATTCACAAGCAATTGATTGCAAACGGTGAAAAAGTTTTCTTGAGCGAATTGAACAATTTTAAAACTTTCCCCAAAGCAGAACACATTATTATTTTTACATCAACACACGGTTTAGGTGACGCCCCTTCTAATGGAGACAAGTTTGCATCTATCCTAAAAAAACACAATCAAGAACATAAAGTTCATTTTTCTGTTGTTGGGTTTGGATCAAAAATCTATCCTAGCTTTTGCGGTTTTGCTTATGAAATTGATGCTGCATTAGAAAAACAAAATTGGGCTAATCGTTTACTTGAAGTTCAGACTATAAATGATAAATCTGCCGAAGAATTTGTAAACTGGGTTAGATTATGGAGTGATAAAACTGGAATTCCGTTATCTCCAACACCTTCTTTGTATAATGAAGTTCCTAAAGGATTACAGAAATTAACAGTAATAGATAAAACTCTTGTTACTGATTCAGAACATACTTTTATACTTACTTTACGTGCAGGAAGCAGCACCAAATTTACTTCAGGTGATTTACTAGCCGTTTATCCTGCAAATGACAATAGAGAACGCCTCTACTCTATTGGAAATCATTCAGGCAATGTGCAATTAGTTGTAAAACTGCATTCACATGGCTTAGGCTCTAGTTATTTAAATGATCTTGAACTTGGTTCTGTCATTAAAGCAAGAATTTTAAAGAATCAAGCTTTTTACTTTCCTAAAAATTCTCCTAAAGTGGCTTTTATTTCAAACGGAACTGGTATTGCTCCTTTCCTTGGAATGATTGAACAAAATAAAACAAAAACAGAAACTCATTTGTATTGTGGTTTCAGAATGGAAACTGAAACTGTTTCTGGATATAAAAAGTTTGCTGAAACCATGATTCAGAAGCAACACCTTCATGGTTTTCATTTAGCATTATCACGTGAAGCAGAACATTTTTATGTAATGGATTTGATAAACCGTGATGCTAATTTCTTTGTTGATTTATTATTACAAGGTGGTGTCATTATGATTTGTGGTTCATTGGCTATGCAAAAAGATGTAGAAACTGCTCTTGATGTATTATGCCTATCTAAACAAACCAAAAGCATATTGGACTTTAAAAATAATGGGCAAATATTGACTGATTGTTATTAGCAATATCCAAAAGATACTATTCATGCAAACTAATAGAAACTCTATAAAGCAACTTTTATTTTTTTTAGTACTTAGCTGTAGCTTTTATACTCATGCGCAAGCTCAAGTTTTACGAAAAAGAACTACACTCCTCATGGGAAGCCGTTTTGACATTACAATTGTCGCAAACGATTCTCTGACTGCTGAACAAAATATTGATGCTTCTATTGCCGAAATTACTAGAATAGAAAATTTAATTTCAGATTGGAAATCAGATTCACAAGTTTCCGAAGTAAATCAAAATTCTGGAATTCGACCTGTTAAAGTAGATCGAGAAGTTTTTGAATTAACACAAAGAGCAATCCGTTTATCGGAAATGACAAATGGTGGATTTGATGTTAGTTTTGCCGCAATGGATAGAATCTGGAAATTTGACGGATCGATGACCGAAATGCCTTCTCCAGAAAGCATTAAAAAATCGGTAGAGAAAGTTGGCTATAAAAACATCATTTTAGACTCTGTACAATCTACTATATTTCTGAAGATAAAAGGAATGAAAATAGGATTTGGTGCACTTGGAGAAGGCTATGCGGCTGACAAATGCCGTGATATGATGCTAGCAAAAGGAATTAATGCTGGAATTATAAATGGTTCAGGGGATATGAGTACATGGGGGAAACAACCTAATGGTGCGCCTTGGAAAATTGGCATCACCAATCCGTTTAATCCTGAGAAACTCCTAGCTGTTGTACCTTTAGAACAAGAAGCTGTTACCACTTCTGGAAGCTATGAAAAATTTGTTGTTTTTAATGGTAAACACTATTCACACATTATAAATCCTGCAACAGGATATCCTGCAACTGGTTTATGTAGTGTAACTGTTTTTGGTCCTAATGCCGAAATGGCAAATGGTTTGAGCACTTCTATGATGGTACTAGGGAAAAAAGAGGGCTTATTATTCCTTAAAAAGTTTCCTAATTACAGCTGCCTGATGATTACTGATAAAGGAAAGGTTATAAAATCAGAAAACTTCCGTCTCAAAAAATTCAAGGCCAAATTATAGTTTACTAATCATAGCTACTATCTTCTTAAAAGTTAACAAAAACGAAATCTTCTTGTTTGTCTTTCGTCAAAATTAAGTTTACTTTTGCTTATATATACTTTGCATTTAGGCGTTACAAGTATGCGAGAAATTATCCATTAATTACTCTCTTTTGCCTAAACTACTAACTAAAATAGATTACTCACTCAGATAATCCTTTTAAATAAGTTGGTATGGGTATAAAACACAAATTTATAATTTAGAAAAAAATATTTTTATGAGTACAAAATCAATCTTAAACGATACTTCAATTGCTTTTCTAGAAAGCTATCTTAATAACGCTTCTCCTACTGGTTATGAAAGCGATGGTCAAAAAATTTGGATGGATTACTTAAAGCCTTATGTTGATACTTTTATTACTGATACATACGGAACTGCAGTGGGTGTTATAAACCCAGACGCTCCATATAAAGTAGTTATTGAGGGGCATGCAGATGAAATTTCATGGTATGTAAACTATATTACTGATGACGGATTAATATATGTGATTCGAAATGGTGGATCTGATCACCAGATTGCTCCATCAAAAAGAGTTAATATTCATACTAAAAAAGGAATTGTTAAAGGAGTCTTTGGATGGCCAGCAATTCATACAAGATTACGTGATAAAGAAGAGGTTCCAAAAATCAGCAATATTTTTATTGATTTAGGTTGTGAAACCAAAGAGGAAGTTGAAAAAATGGGAGTTCATGTAGGTTGTGTAATTACCTATCCTGACGAATTTATGATTCTAAACGAAAATAAATTTGTTTGTCGTGCTATCGATAACAGAATGGGTGGTTTTATGATTGCCGAAGTAGCTCGTTTGCTACATGAAAACAAAGTAAAACTTCCATTTGGATTGTACATTACAAATTCTGTTCAAGAAGAAGTTGGTTTGCGTGGTGCTGAAATGATTACCAAAACTATCAAACCTAATGTAGCTATTGTTACTGATGTTTGTCACGATTCAACTACTCCTATGATTGAAAAGAAAATTGAAGGGGATACAAAAATTGGTTTAGGACCAGTTATTACTTACGCACCTGCTGTACAAAATAATTTACGTGAACTGATAATTGATGCTGCTGAAACTAATAAAATTCCGTTTCAACGTTTAGCATCTTCTCGTGTTACAGGAACTGATACTGATGCGTTTGCATACAGCAATGGTGGAGTAGCTTCAGCTTTAATTTCTCTTCCATTACGATACATGCACACTACTGTAGAAATGGTTCATCGTGATGATGTAGAAAACGTAATTAAATTGATTTACGAATCATTACTTAAAATTGAAAACGAAGAAACTTTTTCTTATTTCAAATAAAATTTAAAATAGCTTCTTAATTAAAAAACCCCACAAATCCTGATTTAGATTTATGGGGTTTTTTATTAAAACTAACCTTAACTTTAATATCATATTATTAGTCTCTTTTTAAAAGTGCAACAGCATCTTTTGCATTAGACAACTCAGCATATTTTAATGCAGTAAAACCTTTTTCATTCTTTGCTTTAATATTTGCTCCATTTGATAACAAAATTTTTATAATCTCAACTTGATTATATCGTGCTGCAGTCATTAATGGAGTCAACTCATTTGATATTTTATTGACATCTACTCCATATTCAATAAACTTTTTAACTGTTTCGATATCCCCTTTTCTTATAGCTGTATTTAATGGTGCTGAATCAAAAGATGAAACAATAGCTTTGTCATTAATAAATGATTTTTGAACTGAATTTGAAGCTAAAGAAACATTAACAAAAGCTACTAAAGCTACTCCTAAATAAACGATTGAATTTTTCATGGTGATTGTTTTTTGATTGATGATTTTTGATTTTTTGAATTTCTATTAATTCTTATACAAATATATATTTAAAATTGGTATTATGCATTACAAGGTACTTTGTTTTAACTAATAATTAACATTTACTTAAAATTAGAGGCGGAACTTTAAATTATTGTTTTAAAATACAAGCGACTCTACTATAAAGACGCCTAAATAAAAAAAATGTTACACAATTTTAAAATAAAATAAGAGTCTGAATGTCAAATATTTAATAATTTTAAAATAACAAACCCAAAGCCCCAATAAAAACAACACCTCAAGTCTAAATTTAAGAATTGAGGTGTTGTTTAATTTAAGTTCATTATGATTAATATTCTTTTAAAATGGCTACGGCATCTACTGCTTTAGAAACTTCAGCAAATTTTAAAGCATTGTAACCATTATCGGCTGTAGTATAAGGATTAGCTCCTTTTGAAAGCAAAAATTTAATAATCTCTACTTTATTATATCTTGCTGCGGTCATTAATGGGGTAAGTCCTCCTGAAAACTTATTAACCTTAGCCCCATTTTCAATAAGCTTTTTAACTGTTTCTAAATCCCCTTTACAAATTGCATCATTTAATGGACTTACATCATAACTGATGTGCATATCGTTACTAAATGATTTATAATTTGAACCTGAAGCTAACGTCACATTTGCAAAAGCGACTAAAGCTACTCCTAAATAAATGATAGATTTTTTCATGATGATTGATTTTTGATTGATGATTATTAAATTCTAATACAAATATATAATTAAAAACAATAGTATGCATTACAAGGTATCATGTTTTAAAAGTAAAACATTCTTTAAATTGAAATTTTAACATACCTCGTATTATAACAAAGACAAAAACATTTATTATAGGACACACAAAAAAAATAAAAGTTACACATTTATATATAAAAAAACCTCAAATTGAAATTTGAGGCCTTCTACTACAATTTTAAATTAAAGCTATTTTTTAAGGATACTTTTTAAAAGTTCTACAGCATCTTTTGCTTTTGAAACTTCAGCATACTTCAAAGCAGTATATCCTCTCTCATTTTTAGTATCTAAGCTTGCCCCTTTTGAGATCAAGAACTTAATAATTTCAACTTTATTATAGCGAGCCGCTGCCATCAATGGAGTCATTCCATTTAATATTTTATTTACATCAGCTCCATAATCAATAAATTTTTTCACTGCTTCAATATCACCTTGACTGATTGCAACATTCAAAGGACTTCTGTCATAATTTTGAATAATGTATTTGTCATTAATGTGTGATTTAAAATTAGTGTTTGATGCATTTGCATTAGTCACTAAGGCAACTAAAGCAATCCCTAAATAGACGATCGACTTTTTCATGATGATTGATTTTTGATTGTTTTTTGATTGATTTTTTGATGATTTATAATGGGTGAAATTTCATAAAATTAAATTCTAGTTTTAATTAATTCAAAAAGCCCCCATCATACTAATATGACGCACAGAAAACAAAAAGGTTACATTATTAGCAGTAAAAAATTAAAAACAACACCTTATTTTTTATAACCAATTAAAATTCACAACAATAATTTTTATTTAACTTTACAATAAAAACTTAAAATGCAGTCATCAGCCAAAACAATCCAAGAATATTTATCATCACTTCCAGAGGAAAGAAAACTTTCTTTTTTTAAACTTCGTGAAACGATACTTACTAATATTCCAGAAGGGTTTACTGAAGAATTAAGCTATGGAATGCTGGGCTATCTCGTACCCCATTCAATATATCCTGATGGCTATCAT encodes:
- a CDS encoding DUF4294 domain-containing protein — translated: MKFITYLFCFLLASFVGQAQIDKNNPQQMGYVLTEKDSILNDTIQLPEIIISKEKLDPEAQKQFLILQNRVYKTFPFARLASDRLVALNKGMARLSSNREKKKYFKIVEDYLNNEFEGKLKKLSRKQGQILVKLIHRQTGTTTFELVKTLKSGWKAFWANTTANVFDISLKKEYAPYEVNEDYLIETILIRAFESGRLQYQAPAHPVNYDDLSNYWQEKVKEQKTTK
- a CDS encoding ankyrin repeat domain-containing protein; translation: MKKNIFISLALAATLFVSAQQKNTLLEQSFWKTSPDVTAVKAEIEKGSNPSQPNQSAFDPVVIAINNDAPNATIKFLLEQPGNPVNKMTHDNRIYLHWAAYRGNVELVEYLIAKGSDINLEDSKGTTPIAFAASNGQPNQALYETFFKAGIDPKKKYRDGANLLLMAVSNDKDLSLSAYFATKGMSLKDTDNEGNTAFNYAARSGNITILKKLLEKGVKFNDNALLIAAQGARRETTPFETYKYLVEEIKIKPTAVSKSGENVFHYLAGKPNQTEIVKYFLAKGVDANKADKDGNTPLMIAASAKDTAVLEQFLPVVKNINTQNLKGESALTFAVKSGTPETVEILLTKGADVTVKDKDGNNLGVYLVQSYRPQNGREAGPAKDPFEAKIKLLQDKGLNLSEPQKDGSTLYHVAITKNDLTLLKKLASLKIDVNAKNKDGLTALHKAAMVSKDDSILKYLMSIGAKKDIQTEFDESAYALAKENETLTKNNVSLEFLK
- a CDS encoding DUF2271 domain-containing protein, with the protein product MKSIFKIALTGALICLLSVQASAQASKYKCMLQMSNYMGEGAYIVVSLINAKGEYEKTLYVMGDDKKWYNTLKEWNKFHSKKPSDNISAKTGASVTGGDRSITTIEIEDSKINSGYKLRFESAVEDQKYYVNDLEIPLTTEGLAAKTEGKGYIRYVRLNKI
- a CDS encoding PepSY domain-containing protein, producing MILSFWRYSHLALALFSSLFLLVASVTGIILAVDAVQEKTLPYRATNFDTITLEQTLPVLKKLYPEITELSVDHNQFVTLQAIDQDGNDVNAYIDPLTAKEIGTPLKKTEFIQWVTAFHRSLFLKETGRFFVGFISFLLFLISISGFVLVVKRQLGVRKFFSKVTKDYFSQYYHIVLGRLSLIPILIIALTGTYLTLERFNFFMDKEKKQQEKSITVAEQKDDKTSIFKHTLLSDVKKIEFPFSDDPEEYYIIQLSDREIEVNQVTGALVTEKLSPTRTQLALLSLNLHTGKTNAIWAIILGITCLNILFFIYSGFAMTLKRRASRIKNKCKADESKFILLAGSENGSSLRFANAIHKQLIANGEKVFLSELNNFKTFPKAEHIIIFTSTHGLGDAPSNGDKFASILKKHNQEHKVHFSVVGFGSKIYPSFCGFAYEIDAALEKQNWANRLLEVQTINDKSAEEFVNWVRLWSDKTGIPLSPTPSLYNEVPKGLQKLTVIDKTLVTDSEHTFILTLRAGSSTKFTSGDLLAVYPANDNRERLYSIGNHSGNVQLVVKLHSHGLGSSYLNDLELGSVIKARILKNQAFYFPKNSPKVAFISNGTGIAPFLGMIEQNKTKTETHLYCGFRMETETVSGYKKFAETMIQKQHLHGFHLALSREAEHFYVMDLINRDANFFVDLLLQGGVIMICGSLAMQKDVETALDVLCLSKQTKSILDFKNNGQILTDCY
- a CDS encoding FAD:protein FMN transferase; this encodes MQTNRNSIKQLLFFLVLSCSFYTHAQAQVLRKRTTLLMGSRFDITIVANDSLTAEQNIDASIAEITRIENLISDWKSDSQVSEVNQNSGIRPVKVDREVFELTQRAIRLSEMTNGGFDVSFAAMDRIWKFDGSMTEMPSPESIKKSVEKVGYKNIILDSVQSTIFLKIKGMKIGFGALGEGYAADKCRDMMLAKGINAGIINGSGDMSTWGKQPNGAPWKIGITNPFNPEKLLAVVPLEQEAVTTSGSYEKFVVFNGKHYSHIINPATGYPATGLCSVTVFGPNAEMANGLSTSMMVLGKKEGLLFLKKFPNYSCLMITDKGKVIKSENFRLKKFKAKL
- a CDS encoding M42 family metallopeptidase, whose amino-acid sequence is MSTKSILNDTSIAFLESYLNNASPTGYESDGQKIWMDYLKPYVDTFITDTYGTAVGVINPDAPYKVVIEGHADEISWYVNYITDDGLIYVIRNGGSDHQIAPSKRVNIHTKKGIVKGVFGWPAIHTRLRDKEEVPKISNIFIDLGCETKEEVEKMGVHVGCVITYPDEFMILNENKFVCRAIDNRMGGFMIAEVARLLHENKVKLPFGLYITNSVQEEVGLRGAEMITKTIKPNVAIVTDVCHDSTTPMIEKKIEGDTKIGLGPVITYAPAVQNNLRELIIDAAETNKIPFQRLASSRVTGTDTDAFAYSNGGVASALISLPLRYMHTTVEMVHRDDVENVIKLIYESLLKIENEETFSYFK
- a CDS encoding ankyrin repeat domain-containing protein, encoding MKNSIVYLGVALVAFVNVSLASNSVQKSFINDKAIVSSFDSAPLNTAIRKGDIETVKKFIEYGVDVNKISNELTPLMTAARYNQVEIIKILLSNGANIKAKNEKGFTALKYAELSNAKDAVALLKRD
- a CDS encoding ankyrin repeat domain-containing protein, which translates into the protein MKKSIIYLGVALVAFANVTLASGSNYKSFSNDMHISYDVSPLNDAICKGDLETVKKLIENGAKVNKFSGGLTPLMTAARYNKVEIIKFLLSKGANPYTTADNGYNALKFAEVSKAVDAVAILKEY
- a CDS encoding ankyrin repeat domain-containing protein, which translates into the protein MKKSIVYLGIALVALVTNANASNTNFKSHINDKYIIQNYDRSPLNVAISQGDIEAVKKFIDYGADVNKILNGMTPLMAAARYNKVEIIKFLISKGASLDTKNERGYTALKYAEVSKAKDAVELLKSILKK